The Chitinophaga sp. H8 genome contains a region encoding:
- a CDS encoding efflux RND transporter periplasmic adaptor subunit → MMFKRTFHIIIPVILAVATTSLISCGNTTAEKTAESAGEGEDHHDDEGNTVTLTAAQYQTAGIQLGQPEPRQISGTVKVNGYLDVPPQQMVSVSVPMGGFIKQTTLLQGMGVNKGQSLAVLENMDYIQLQQDYLDVKSQLEYAKEEYERQQELAKENVNAQKTLQQAKASFQSLSVKSIGLKEKLGLLNISAAALEKGNIQRTISINSPISGYVTQVNVNLGQFVNPADILFRIVNTEHLHAELTVFEKDIPKLKIGQTVRFTLAGETKERLATLHLIGREISEERTVRVHCHLEQEDRQLLPGAYLQAMIETGAAKVNAVPDAAIVNFENKFYVFVNVAMEEGPAHGQPGHKHGADEDKHQEEVAAGIHHFAMVEVKKGNSEFGYTEITLPEEVPANASIAVKGAYDLLAKKKNSGGHAH, encoded by the coding sequence ATGATGTTCAAAAGAACTTTTCATATAATCATCCCTGTAATACTGGCGGTAGCTACCACCAGCCTGATATCCTGCGGAAATACTACGGCAGAGAAAACAGCAGAAAGTGCGGGGGAAGGAGAAGACCATCACGATGATGAAGGTAATACGGTAACATTAACGGCTGCTCAATATCAAACAGCCGGTATTCAGCTGGGGCAACCGGAACCAAGACAGATCAGTGGTACCGTGAAGGTAAATGGCTATCTGGATGTACCTCCCCAGCAAATGGTGAGTGTATCTGTACCAATGGGAGGGTTTATTAAACAAACCACCTTGTTGCAGGGAATGGGGGTAAACAAGGGACAGTCGCTCGCTGTATTGGAGAACATGGATTATATACAGTTGCAGCAGGATTACCTGGATGTAAAAAGTCAGCTGGAGTATGCAAAGGAAGAATATGAACGTCAGCAGGAACTGGCAAAAGAGAATGTGAATGCGCAGAAAACCCTGCAGCAGGCAAAGGCTAGCTTTCAATCATTATCAGTAAAAAGCATTGGCTTAAAAGAGAAACTTGGATTGCTGAATATCAGTGCTGCTGCTTTGGAGAAAGGAAATATTCAGCGTACTATTAGTATTAATTCACCTATTAGCGGATACGTAACACAGGTGAATGTGAATCTGGGGCAGTTTGTAAATCCGGCAGATATTTTGTTCAGGATTGTAAATACAGAGCACTTGCACGCAGAGTTAACGGTATTTGAAAAGGATATTCCTAAGCTGAAGATAGGGCAAACGGTACGGTTTACCCTGGCTGGCGAAACGAAAGAAAGATTAGCCACTTTGCATCTGATAGGCAGGGAAATCAGTGAGGAACGTACGGTGCGGGTACATTGCCATTTGGAGCAGGAAGACCGGCAACTGTTGCCGGGAGCTTATCTGCAGGCAATGATAGAAACAGGTGCCGCTAAAGTAAATGCGGTGCCGGATGCTGCGATAGTGAACTTTGAGAACAAGTTTTATGTTTTTGTGAATGTAGCCATGGAAGAGGGGCCGGCGCATGGACAGCCTGGTCATAAACATGGCGCAGACGAAGATAAGCATCAAGAGGAAGTGGCAGCAGGAATACATCATTTTGCTATGGTGGAAGTGAAAAAAGGCAACAGTGAGTTTGGATATACCGAAATCACATTGCCGGAAGAGGTACCTGCTAATGCTTCTATTGCAGTAAAAGGTGCTTATGATTTGCTGGCCAAGAAGAAAAACAGTGGTGGGCATGCCCATTAA